A window of the Serratia sarumanii genome harbors these coding sequences:
- a CDS encoding glycosyltransferase, translating into MKKKVLHVAETVKGGVATVIRQLVQQNDEFDFYCVLPDSQYREIGAFPAEKMKVFTRTGRNISSFISLAINYIQMVRKEKPDVIHVHSTFAGVVCRLLTPLVRMTCRPKIIYCPHAFSFLMDTSEKKKKVYAKIEKILQKNTDVIICTSEYEKRTALMAGLSPDNLTVVYNGVEPPVTLSDDTNPYRQDKINILFVGRFDYQKGFDLVQRIADELDDRFLITIVGGNVHAKEQPASHARMDFKGWLTSAEMAPYFTYADVLLMPSRWESFGLVAVEAESYGLPVVASRCSSLPEVVSEGVTGYLFTTNQADEAVEILNARDQRDWSAMKVDCVDFYNANFTSEKMISNTYRHYR; encoded by the coding sequence ATGAAAAAAAAAGTGCTGCATGTCGCCGAGACAGTGAAGGGTGGCGTCGCTACGGTAATTAGACAACTTGTACAGCAAAATGATGAATTTGATTTTTACTGTGTGTTGCCCGATAGTCAATATCGTGAGATTGGCGCTTTCCCCGCAGAAAAAATGAAGGTATTTACGCGGACAGGGAGAAATATTTCTTCGTTTATCTCTTTGGCTATTAACTATATCCAGATGGTACGTAAAGAAAAACCGGATGTCATTCACGTCCACAGTACTTTTGCGGGGGTTGTTTGCCGGCTGTTAACGCCATTGGTAAGAATGACATGCAGGCCTAAAATTATTTATTGTCCGCATGCTTTTTCTTTCCTGATGGACACATCAGAAAAGAAAAAGAAGGTTTATGCCAAGATAGAGAAAATTCTGCAAAAGAATACCGATGTTATCATCTGTACCAGCGAATATGAGAAACGAACGGCACTGATGGCCGGGTTGAGTCCTGATAATTTGACTGTGGTATATAATGGCGTTGAACCCCCTGTAACGCTGTCGGATGATACCAATCCTTATCGCCAAGATAAAATAAATATATTGTTTGTCGGCCGTTTTGATTATCAAAAAGGATTTGATTTGGTTCAGCGGATTGCCGACGAATTGGATGACAGATTTTTAATCACGATCGTCGGCGGCAATGTACACGCAAAAGAGCAACCGGCATCACATGCCCGGATGGATTTTAAAGGTTGGTTGACTTCGGCAGAAATGGCGCCTTATTTCACCTACGCCGACGTGTTGTTGATGCCAAGCCGATGGGAGTCGTTCGGTCTGGTCGCCGTTGAAGCTGAAAGCTATGGGTTGCCCGTTGTCGCCAGCCGCTGCAGTTCATTGCCGGAGGTGGTGAGCGAAGGCGTTACGGGGTATCTGTTTACGACCAATCAGGCCGATGAGGCCGTTGAGATATTGAATGCTCGCGACCAACGCGATTGGAGTGCAATGAAAGTTGACTGTGTCGATTTCTACAATGCTAATTTTACTTCAGAAAAAATGATATCCAATACTTATCGTCATTACAGATAA
- a CDS encoding mannose-1-phosphate guanylyltransferase/mannose-6-phosphate isomerase, whose product MSNLYPVIMAGGTGSRLWPLSRELFPKQFLALCNEFSMLQTTVMRLKGLEIINPLVICNEEHRFIVAEQLRQITRLSHNIILEPVGRNTAPAIALAALQAVSSGDDPLMLVLAADHVIQDEAIFRDAVNQAIPYAEAGKLATFGIVPTGPETGYGYIQKGASVDGSSICGVSRFVEKPNLETAQQYLASGDYLWNSGMFLFKASRYLEELGRFRPDILDACKQSLAHLTPDMDFIRVDRDAFIACPDESVDYAVMEQTADAVVVPLDAGWNDVGSWSALWEISEKDTKGNSTFGDVLEHNCSNNYIRAEHKLVAAVGVTNLVVVETKDAVLIADKDNVQDVKEIVNQLKRQKRSESKQHREVYRPWGKHDAIAQGDRFQVRRITVKPGEKLSLQMHHHRSEHWVVVSGTAKVHTNGKMQLISENESVYIPLGVEHSLENPGKIPLDLIEIQSGAYLGEDDIVRIGDSAQHN is encoded by the coding sequence ATGAGTAACCTTTATCCTGTTATTATGGCTGGGGGAACAGGGAGTCGCCTGTGGCCGCTTTCTCGTGAATTATTCCCCAAACAGTTCTTAGCGCTGTGCAATGAATTTTCCATGTTGCAAACGACAGTCATGCGGCTTAAAGGGTTAGAGATTATTAATCCTCTTGTTATATGTAACGAAGAGCATCGTTTTATCGTGGCCGAACAACTGCGCCAAATCACGCGTTTATCGCATAATATTATTCTGGAGCCGGTAGGGCGTAATACGGCGCCGGCGATTGCGCTTGCCGCTTTGCAGGCGGTTTCCAGCGGTGACGATCCGCTCATGTTGGTATTGGCCGCGGATCACGTCATTCAGGACGAAGCGATTTTCCGCGATGCGGTCAATCAGGCAATTCCCTATGCTGAAGCGGGAAAACTGGCTACTTTCGGCATCGTTCCGACGGGCCCGGAAACGGGCTATGGGTATATTCAAAAAGGTGCCAGCGTCGACGGTTCCAGTATCTGCGGCGTTTCGCGCTTTGTCGAAAAGCCTAATCTTGAAACGGCGCAGCAGTATCTGGCCAGCGGCGACTATCTCTGGAATAGCGGTATGTTTTTGTTCAAAGCCAGCCGTTACCTGGAAGAATTAGGCCGTTTCCGCCCAGATATTCTGGACGCGTGTAAGCAGTCGCTTGCGCATTTGACCCCCGATATGGACTTTATCCGCGTTGACCGAGATGCATTCATTGCCTGCCCGGATGAGTCTGTCGATTATGCCGTGATGGAACAAACTGCCGATGCTGTCGTCGTACCCCTGGATGCGGGATGGAATGACGTGGGATCATGGTCTGCGTTGTGGGAAATCAGTGAAAAAGACACAAAAGGGAACTCTACTTTCGGTGATGTTCTTGAGCATAACTGTTCAAATAACTATATTCGCGCGGAGCATAAATTGGTGGCCGCTGTCGGGGTGACCAATTTGGTTGTGGTTGAAACCAAAGATGCCGTGTTGATTGCCGATAAAGATAACGTCCAAGACGTAAAAGAAATCGTCAACCAACTGAAGCGACAAAAGCGTTCCGAAAGCAAACAGCACCGTGAAGTTTATCGTCCGTGGGGCAAACATGATGCGATTGCGCAGGGCGATCGCTTCCAGGTGCGCCGCATTACTGTAAAGCCAGGCGAGAAATTGTCCTTGCAGATGCACCATCATCGTTCGGAACACTGGGTAGTGGTGTCAGGCACTGCCAAAGTGCATACCAATGGTAAAATGCAACTGATCAGTGAAAACGAATCCGTTTATATCCCTCTTGGGGTCGAACATTCTCTCGAAAACCCGGGAAAAATCCCGCTTGATTTGATTGAGATTCAGTCGGGTGCCTATTTGGGAGAAGACGATATCGTGCGAATCGGCGACTCCGCTCAGCATAATTAA
- the cpsG gene encoding phosphomannomutase CpsG, with product MSQSLTCFKAYDIRGQLGEELNNDIAYRVGRAYGEFLQPKSVVVGGDIRLTSEELKLALAEGLRDAGVNVLDIGVSGTEEIYFATFHLGLDGGIEVTASHNPMDYNGMKLVRSQAKPISGDTGLRDIQRLAEDNNFAAVDPTRRGSYETISIEKEYVDHLLSYVNTANFKPLKLVVNSGNGAAGHVIDAVESRFKQLQVPVEFIKVHHQPDGNFPNGIPNPLLPECREDTAQAVRAHKADMGIAFDGDFDRCFLFDEHGGFIEGYYIVGLLAEAFLEKDAGAKIIHDPRLSWNTIDVVKQAGGVPVMSKTGHAFIKERMRLEDAVYGGEMSAHHYFRDFSYCDSGMIPWLLVAELLCIKNKTLGELVGDRMIAYPASGEINSKLQDPKAAIERVLNRYQPSALEFDTTDGISLEFADWRFNLRSSNTEPVVRLNVESRANPALMQQKTEEILALLRR from the coding sequence ATGTCTCAATCATTGACTTGTTTCAAAGCATACGACATTCGCGGGCAGCTGGGTGAAGAGCTGAACAACGATATTGCCTATCGTGTCGGCCGTGCATATGGGGAGTTTTTGCAACCTAAAAGCGTTGTCGTCGGGGGAGACATCCGTTTGACCAGCGAGGAACTGAAACTCGCGTTGGCGGAAGGGCTGCGCGATGCCGGGGTTAATGTTCTGGATATTGGCGTCAGTGGAACGGAAGAAATTTATTTTGCCACTTTCCACTTAGGTCTCGATGGCGGCATAGAAGTGACGGCCAGTCATAATCCTATGGATTACAACGGAATGAAGCTGGTGCGTAGCCAGGCTAAACCGATCAGCGGCGATACCGGTTTGCGCGATATTCAGCGTTTGGCAGAAGATAATAACTTCGCTGCGGTTGATCCGACCCGACGCGGCAGCTACGAAACAATATCGATTGAAAAAGAATATGTGGATCATCTGCTGAGCTATGTGAATACGGCTAACTTCAAACCGTTGAAGCTGGTCGTCAACTCCGGCAACGGCGCTGCAGGTCACGTTATCGATGCTGTCGAATCGCGTTTCAAGCAGCTTCAGGTGCCGGTTGAATTTATCAAGGTTCACCACCAGCCTGACGGCAATTTCCCCAACGGTATCCCTAACCCGCTGCTGCCGGAGTGTCGGGAAGATACGGCGCAAGCAGTGCGTGCGCACAAGGCGGATATGGGAATCGCGTTTGACGGTGATTTCGATCGCTGCTTCTTGTTCGATGAACACGGCGGATTCATTGAAGGTTACTATATCGTTGGCTTGTTGGCGGAGGCGTTCCTGGAGAAAGACGCTGGGGCGAAGATCATTCATGACCCGCGCTTGAGCTGGAACACCATCGACGTGGTCAAGCAGGCAGGCGGGGTGCCGGTGATGTCGAAAACGGGCCATGCATTCATTAAAGAGCGTATGCGCCTGGAAGATGCCGTTTACGGTGGTGAGATGAGCGCCCACCATTACTTCCGCGACTTTTCATATTGCGACAGCGGCATGATCCCATGGTTGTTGGTTGCTGAGTTGCTGTGCATTAAAAACAAGACGCTCGGGGAGTTGGTCGGGGATCGGATGATCGCTTATCCAGCATCGGGTGAAATTAACAGCAAACTGCAAGATCCAAAAGCTGCAATTGAAAGAGTACTCAATCGCTATCAGCCTTCGGCACTGGAATTTGATACGACCGATGGCATTAGTCTGGAATTTGCAGACTGGCGATTTAATTTACGTAGCTCAAATACTGAGCCGGTGGTGCGTTTGAATGTCGAATCACGAGCCAATCCTGCACTGATGCAGCAAAAAACAGAGGAAATACTGGCCTTGCTTCGACGCTGA
- the wcaJ gene encoding undecaprenyl-phosphate glucose phosphotransferase — translation MNGFRRGVLHTNASLTSMLQRFSDIFVIFSGLYLSCLISGAAFSVQHWIMVLISIVIFQMIGGITDFYRSWRGVRAGLEIQLILQNWSLSLLLTSGTVALINVFNNEYSVYIQWYLLVCCGLVITRSVIRLLLGYMRNIGFNTRNVAIMGAMPVGIRLAESLRDAHWMGFKVLGIYDNDNSPLNSKIERCGDLSQLVSDAKSGRIDRVYIAMSMEQEKLIKDTIADLSDTTCSVMLIPDIFTFNILQSRSEEINGVPVVSLFDTPMSGVNQVIKRIEDIILSIFILLFISPVLLLIACMVKFTSSGPIIFKQRRYGMDGKAIEVWKFRSMTVMEDGDKVVQAKKGDARLTPVGSFLRRTSLDELPQFVNVLKGDMSIVGPRPHAVAHNEQYRKLINGYMLRHKMKPGITGWAQINGWRGETDTLEKMQKRVEFDLDYIRNWSVWLDIKIVFLTIFKGFINKAAY, via the coding sequence ATGAACGGTTTCCGTCGGGGCGTGTTGCATACTAATGCGTCTCTTACTTCAATGCTTCAGCGCTTCTCTGATATTTTCGTTATCTTTAGCGGGCTGTACTTGTCTTGCCTAATCTCCGGTGCCGCATTTAGCGTGCAGCACTGGATTATGGTATTAATATCGATCGTTATCTTCCAAATGATTGGTGGGATTACTGACTTTTATCGTTCGTGGCGTGGTGTGCGTGCGGGGCTGGAGATCCAGCTCATTTTGCAAAACTGGTCGCTGAGCCTGCTGTTGACCTCAGGAACGGTGGCGTTGATAAATGTCTTCAATAACGAGTATTCCGTCTATATCCAATGGTATCTGCTGGTCTGCTGCGGTTTGGTCATTACGCGCAGCGTGATCCGGCTGCTCTTGGGATACATGCGCAATATTGGTTTCAATACCCGTAATGTGGCCATCATGGGCGCGATGCCCGTCGGTATTCGTCTGGCAGAATCTTTACGTGACGCGCACTGGATGGGATTTAAAGTGTTGGGCATTTACGACAACGATAATTCTCCGTTGAACAGCAAAATCGAACGCTGCGGCGACTTGTCTCAGCTCGTGAGCGACGCGAAAAGTGGCCGTATCGATAGGGTCTATATCGCAATGTCGATGGAGCAGGAAAAATTGATCAAAGATACGATCGCGGATCTTTCTGATACGACCTGCTCAGTGATGCTGATCCCGGATATCTTTACGTTCAACATATTACAGTCACGATCGGAAGAGATTAATGGCGTTCCCGTCGTTTCGTTATTCGATACGCCAATGAGCGGGGTTAATCAGGTAATTAAGCGTATTGAAGACATCATTCTGTCAATATTTATTTTGCTGTTCATTTCTCCGGTTCTGTTGCTGATCGCCTGCATGGTCAAATTTACCTCTTCCGGGCCCATCATTTTCAAACAAAGGCGTTATGGCATGGATGGCAAGGCCATCGAGGTATGGAAATTCCGCTCGATGACCGTGATGGAAGATGGCGATAAAGTCGTTCAAGCGAAAAAAGGGGACGCGCGCCTGACGCCGGTCGGCTCCTTCTTGCGTCGTACCTCTCTGGATGAATTGCCGCAATTTGTCAATGTACTGAAAGGCGACATGTCGATTGTAGGCCCAAGGCCGCATGCCGTGGCACATAATGAACAGTATAGAAAGTTGATCAACGGCTATATGCTGCGCCATAAAATGAAGCCGGGTATCACGGGGTGGGCGCAGATCAACGGTTGGCGTGGCGAGACGGATACGTTGGAAAAAATGCAAAAGCGCGTTGAGTTCGATCTCGACTACATCCGTAACTGGAGCGTTTGGTTGGACATTAAAATCGTCTTCCTGACCATTTTCAAGGGATTCATTAATAAAGCGGCGTATTAG
- a CDS encoding cellulase family glycosylhydrolase: protein MLTKTNRKLRCWKGAASSLAFALPLMFISANALAFEVGVHAHFRWYPNDPDKYLDLIKRYGFTSYRADFPWSGLEQQKGQYVITGNMQKADQAFNDAQAKFGLNGLLVLAYGNKLYDPSGYPTTPEAIQAFANYAYWTASKYKGKIKYYEIWNEWTNATAIKPKPRTPPPPEIFVALVKATAAAVRKADPNAIVITGTANPTGTRDPSWVDNIVKLGVLNYVDGFSIHPYSYGNDNYAIRAPEGNLGVVDKFEARLAKAAGKTVPIYITEIGVPTYDGKGGLSKDVAAQYVVKYTFLAKSRPFIKGIWWYDLLDDGDNPKINEHRFGLLTRNGQPKPSMLALSKVADVARSYSVEKYQVLPGGKISIALKGNNQHAMLFWQEKPVAKPASGISSGLRSFMASEAPQNQSATPLKEVQGNTAAPDGDVPVMMRSSAPIASPW from the coding sequence ATGTTGACTAAAACAAACCGTAAACTGAGGTGCTGGAAGGGGGCGGCTTCATCGCTGGCCTTCGCATTGCCGCTGATGTTTATCAGTGCGAACGCCTTGGCTTTCGAAGTCGGGGTTCATGCGCATTTTCGCTGGTATCCCAACGATCCGGATAAATATTTGGATCTGATTAAGCGTTACGGTTTCACGTCGTATCGAGCGGATTTTCCCTGGAGCGGATTGGAACAGCAAAAAGGGCAGTATGTCATAACCGGCAATATGCAAAAGGCCGACCAAGCGTTTAACGATGCCCAGGCAAAATTTGGTCTGAATGGGTTATTAGTATTGGCGTACGGTAACAAACTCTACGATCCATCGGGTTATCCAACGACGCCTGAAGCCATTCAGGCTTTTGCCAACTACGCGTATTGGACGGCCTCCAAATATAAAGGCAAGATCAAGTATTACGAGATCTGGAACGAATGGACGAATGCCACTGCGATTAAGCCGAAGCCGCGCACGCCACCGCCGCCGGAGATTTTTGTCGCGTTGGTGAAAGCTACGGCTGCTGCGGTTCGAAAGGCCGATCCCAACGCAATTGTCATTACGGGAACGGCCAACCCAACAGGAACTCGCGATCCTTCCTGGGTTGATAACATCGTTAAACTCGGCGTGTTGAATTACGTTGATGGTTTCTCCATCCACCCTTACTCCTATGGCAACGATAATTACGCTATACGGGCCCCTGAGGGGAACCTCGGCGTCGTGGATAAATTCGAGGCTCGGCTTGCAAAGGCAGCAGGTAAGACGGTGCCGATTTATATCACTGAAATCGGCGTGCCAACCTATGACGGTAAAGGCGGGTTATCAAAAGATGTGGCTGCGCAATATGTGGTGAAATATACTTTCCTGGCCAAATCGCGGCCCTTTATCAAAGGGATATGGTGGTACGATTTGCTCGATGATGGAGACAACCCGAAAATCAATGAACATCGATTTGGGCTGCTGACGAGAAACGGTCAACCGAAGCCGTCGATGCTGGCTTTAAGTAAGGTCGCAGATGTTGCGCGATCGTATTCCGTTGAGAAATACCAAGTGCTGCCGGGCGGTAAAATTTCCATCGCATTGAAAGGGAATAATCAACATGCGATGCTATTCTGGCAGGAAAAACCGGTGGCTAAGCCTGCCAGCGGTATTTCTTCAGGCTTGCGTAGTTTTATGGCGAGTGAGGCGCCGCAAAACCAAAGTGCTACGCCGCTCAAAGAGGTTCAGGGGAATACGGCTGCACCCGATGGCGATGTACCGGTAATGATGCGCTCCAGTGCTCCGATTGCCTCGCCCTGGTAG
- a CDS encoding beta strand repeat-containing protein produces MATLVAQQKAAAFFLAISGKNIDTAALDYYSQKIETSALSLEQVAQKFITGTSSLNGLTASQIVTKVYTAVNGSAPSSSVLADLLAGNPTTASVVAKVINDVLSYSGFDSTLLTAQSNFEAQVEKTLFPVATAASSAGAADVQGVFHVVGLTQTQDGITYWGTVLAQGSKTLAAVAQTFVNNSPLKTLSDSDFINAIFQNSYERAPTSAESSSYLALLSGGSTRGDVVAQVIAALKGTVAAGDTTAQQHFQAATHVWQPGELPALNYQEQVAAAFLAIPGRGVDARGLDTWSKELFAGKTYAQVITTLINSAESQKKGAQLTGDDFVQHIFTLVHGTAATAAQLASYGALGSKTAITQAIINDLRSSVATDSATVTQQHGFEYDIGTSLLYKTAASLTATAAGGNATGTVNTGASHQISNAETAVLTDVQLNANAASIVNLKFADHLANLTINGTSAATVNLSDNGVNPGVDITVNNGNVILNASSGNDDVIVTSTANIATGTGDFNLGNGNDSLKWAGNAATGAANTVGAGISANGGAGTDSISANFITKTVVTNQNALGVRTSTVTSNANNFSNFEQIDLTGYIGKSVGTLITTPLIGSPTTTSVTTPNNTFDFGLTNGTSTVEGTTGGTVTQNAAATNLGTQGFVVSGLANVNVINAAGGNAAQLAVKGDATAASTLNFTFVQNATNHFDINFDAVSSANVNAGAITLNSSSSLIGGTALSTVNVASGGTGSFDNILSLAGTNAQVQTINVTGDHALDLTVGSGFSNVRDINASTNTAGLNLDSSHGGTGDGIIIQLLNILPLSVITTNLLAPVLTALGLNGYQMTVEGSSAADTLGVIGNTTLTGGAGANTYDIKASNTQAGVTIKDFNSLKDSIVDVNHGGLTISDDASGTAVANYGTRSADTLDALLGTLVGGLTNGVIGLLGGILGLDSSNSLTSKVGVASVVFSGGGNTASSYVIIDNNDNHSLDLNDTVVYLTGQNHQQLVDTLHYA; encoded by the coding sequence ATGGCCACATTAGTAGCACAGCAAAAAGCGGCTGCTTTTTTCCTTGCAATCTCTGGAAAGAATATTGATACCGCGGCGTTAGATTACTACTCGCAGAAAATTGAAACTTCTGCACTTTCTCTGGAGCAAGTTGCGCAAAAATTCATTACCGGCACCTCAAGCCTGAACGGTCTGACGGCTTCTCAAATCGTAACCAAGGTCTACACCGCAGTGAACGGCAGTGCCCCCAGCAGCAGCGTGCTTGCCGATCTTTTAGCGGGCAACCCCACCACGGCATCCGTTGTTGCCAAGGTGATTAACGACGTACTTAGCTACAGCGGTTTTGATTCAACGCTGCTGACAGCACAGAGCAATTTCGAAGCTCAAGTCGAAAAAACCCTGTTCCCTGTCGCGACAGCCGCATCGTCGGCCGGCGCAGCTGACGTACAGGGTGTTTTCCATGTCGTGGGCTTAACGCAAACTCAGGACGGCATTACCTACTGGGGAACCGTATTGGCGCAGGGCAGCAAAACGCTGGCGGCGGTCGCACAAACCTTCGTGAACAACAGCCCGCTGAAAACGTTAAGCGATAGCGATTTCATCAACGCCATCTTCCAAAACAGCTATGAACGCGCACCAACTTCGGCCGAAAGCAGCAGCTATCTCGCCTTGCTGAGTGGCGGCTCGACTCGCGGCGACGTCGTAGCTCAAGTGATCGCAGCACTGAAGGGCACCGTTGCCGCCGGCGATACCACGGCCCAACAGCACTTCCAGGCGGCGACACACGTGTGGCAACCGGGTGAACTGCCGGCTCTGAACTATCAAGAACAAGTCGCAGCGGCCTTCCTGGCAATTCCTGGCCGTGGCGTCGATGCCCGCGGGCTGGACACCTGGAGCAAAGAACTGTTTGCCGGTAAAACTTATGCACAGGTCATCACTACCCTGATCAATTCAGCAGAGTCGCAAAAGAAAGGCGCTCAATTGACTGGCGATGATTTTGTTCAGCATATCTTTACCCTGGTGCATGGCACCGCCGCCACCGCTGCGCAATTAGCCAGCTATGGTGCGCTGGGGAGCAAAACGGCCATCACGCAGGCCATTATCAACGACCTGCGCAGCTCCGTCGCCACTGACAGTGCCACCGTCACTCAGCAGCATGGCTTCGAATACGATATCGGTACCAGCCTGCTGTACAAAACCGCGGCGTCTCTGACGGCAACGGCCGCCGGCGGCAACGCGACGGGCACCGTCAACACCGGCGCATCTCACCAAATTAGCAATGCCGAAACGGCAGTGTTGACGGATGTGCAACTGAACGCCAATGCCGCCAGCATCGTGAACCTGAAGTTCGCCGACCACCTGGCGAATCTGACCATCAACGGCACCAGTGCAGCAACGGTCAACCTGTCTGACAACGGGGTTAACCCTGGTGTCGATATTACCGTTAACAATGGCAACGTGATTCTGAACGCCAGTTCCGGGAATGATGATGTCATCGTGACGTCGACGGCCAACATCGCCACGGGCACCGGCGACTTTAACCTTGGCAACGGCAACGACTCGCTGAAATGGGCGGGGAATGCGGCAACCGGCGCAGCCAACACCGTCGGCGCCGGCATCTCCGCTAATGGCGGCGCGGGTACGGACTCCATCTCCGCCAACTTCATCACCAAAACCGTGGTGACCAACCAAAACGCCCTGGGCGTTCGTACCAGCACCGTGACCAGCAACGCCAACAACTTCTCGAACTTCGAGCAGATCGACCTGACCGGCTATATCGGCAAGTCCGTCGGTACGCTGATTACGACGCCGCTGATCGGTTCACCGACTACCACCAGCGTGACCACGCCAAACAACACCTTTGACTTTGGCCTGACCAACGGCACGTCCACGGTCGAAGGCACCACCGGCGGCACGGTTACGCAGAACGCAGCGGCCACCAATCTGGGCACTCAGGGGTTTGTGGTCTCCGGTCTGGCTAACGTCAACGTCATCAACGCCGCCGGCGGCAACGCCGCGCAGTTGGCAGTGAAAGGGGACGCGACCGCTGCCAGCACGCTGAACTTTACCTTCGTCCAGAATGCCACCAATCACTTCGACATCAACTTCGATGCGGTGAGTTCCGCCAATGTGAACGCCGGTGCCATCACCCTCAACAGCAGCAGCAGCCTGATTGGCGGTACTGCATTGAGTACGGTGAACGTAGCCTCGGGCGGTACCGGCAGCTTTGACAATATTCTGTCATTGGCCGGCACCAATGCGCAGGTTCAGACCATCAACGTGACCGGTGATCACGCGCTGGATCTGACGGTGGGCAGCGGTTTCAGCAACGTGCGTGATATCAATGCGTCCACCAATACCGCGGGGCTGAATCTCGACTCCAGCCATGGCGGTACCGGTGACGGTATCATCATTCAGTTGCTGAACATTCTGCCGCTGAGCGTTATCACCACCAACCTGTTGGCACCGGTGTTGACGGCGTTGGGCCTGAACGGTTACCAAATGACCGTAGAAGGTTCCAGTGCTGCCGATACTCTGGGCGTGATTGGCAACACCACGCTGACCGGCGGCGCAGGTGCCAACACCTACGACATCAAGGCCAGTAACACGCAGGCGGGTGTGACCATCAAGGACTTTAATAGCCTCAAGGACTCGATTGTCGACGTGAACCATGGCGGCCTGACTATCTCCGATGACGCCAGCGGCACCGCGGTAGCGAACTACGGTACGCGTTCTGCCGACACGTTGGATGCATTGTTGGGGACACTGGTGGGCGGTTTGACCAATGGCGTTATCGGCCTGCTGGGCGGTATTCTTGGCCTGGATAGCAGCAACTCGCTGACGTCGAAAGTGGGTGTGGCATCCGTTGTATTCAGCGGTGGCGGTAACACTGCCAGCTCTTACGTGATTATCGACAACAACGATAACCACTCGCTGGACCTCAACGATACCGTGGTATACCTGACTGGGCAAAACCACCAGCAATTGGTGGATACGTTGCACTACGCGTAA